One Apodemus sylvaticus chromosome 14, mApoSyl1.1, whole genome shotgun sequence DNA window includes the following coding sequences:
- the Atxn1 gene encoding ataxin-1: MKSNQERSNECLPPKKREIPATSRPSEEKATALPSDNHCVEGVAWLPSTPGSRGHGSGRHGPAGTSGEHGLQGMGLHKALSAGLDYSPPSAPRSVPTANTLPTVYPPPQSGTPVSPVQYAHLSHTFQFIGSSQYSGPYAGFIPSQLISPSGNPVTSAVASAAGATTPSQRSQLEAYSTLLANMGSLSQAPGHKVEPAPQQHLSRAAGLVNPGSPPPTQQNQYIHISSSPQSSGRAASPPPIPVHLHPHQTMIPHTLTLGPSSQVVVQYSDAAAAAAGGHFVPRESTKKAESSRLQQAMQAKEVLNGEMEKNRRYGPSSSVELSLGKASNKSVPHPYESRHVVVHPSPADYSNRDTSGVRGSVMVLPNSSTSSVDLEAQQATHREASPSTLNDKSGLHLGKPGHRSYALSPHTVIQTTHSASEPLPVGLPATAFYAGTQPPVIGYLSGQQQAITYAGGLPQHLVIPGTQPLLIPVGSPDMDTPGAASAIVTSSPQFAAVPHTFVTTALPKSENFNPEALVTQAAYPAMVQAQIHLPVVQSVASPATASPTLPPYFMKGSIIQLANGELKKVEDLKTEDFIQSAEISNDLKIDSSTVERIEDSRSPGVAVIQFAVGEHRAQVSVEVLVEYPFFVFGQGWSSCCPERTSQLFDLPCSKLSVGDVCISLTLKNLKNGSVKKGQPVDPASVLLKHTKTDSLAGSRHRYAEQENGINQGSAQVLSENGELKFPERVGLPAAPFLSKIEPSKPTATRKRRWSAPETRKLEKSEDEPPLTLPKPSLIPQEVKICIEGRSNVGK; the protein is encoded by the exons ATGAAATCCAACCAAGAACGGAGCAATGAATGCCTGCCTCCCAAGAAACGAGAGATCCCCGCCACCAGCCGGCCCTCTGAGGAGAAGGCCACTGCTCTGCCCAGCGACAACCACTGCGTGGAGGGCGTGGCGTGGCTCCCCAGCACCCCTGGCAGCCGTGGCCATGGGAGTGGGCGGCATGGGCCAGCAGGGACTTCCGGGGAGCATGGTTTACAAGGAATGGGTTTACATAAAGCACTGTCCGCAGGGCTGGATTACTCCCCACCCAGTGCCCCCAGGTCAGTCCCCACAGCCAACACGCTGCCCACCGTGTACCCTCCTCCTCAGTCAGGGACCCCGGTGTCTCCTGTGCAGTACGCCCACCTCTCGCATACCTTCCAGTTCATTGGGTCCTCCCAATACAGTGGGCCTTACGCGGGCTTTATCCCTTCCCAGCTGATCTCCCCGTCTGGCAACCCAGTCACCAGTGCGGTGGCCTCCGCTGCAGGGGCCACCACTCCCTCACAGCGCTCCCAGCTGGAGGCCTATTCCACCCTGCTGGCCAACATGGGCAGTCTGAGCCAGGCACCAGGACATAAGGTCGAGCCCGCTCCACAGCAGCATCTCAGCAGGGCAGCGGGATTAGTCAACCCGGggtcccctccacccacccagcAGAACCAGTACATTCATATTTCCAGCTCTCCACAGAGCTCCGGGCGGGCAGCATCTCCTCCACCCATCCCGGTCCACCTCCATCCCCATCAGACGATGATCCCGCACACGCTCACCCTGGGGCCTTCATCCCAGGTGGTTGTACAGTACAGTgacgccgccgccgccgccgccggaggCCACTTTGTTCCTCGAGAGTCCACCAAAAAAGCAGAGAGCAGCAGGTTGCAGCAGGCTATGCAAGCCAAGGAGGTCCTgaatggagagatggagaagaacCGGAGGTACGGGCCGTCATCGTCTGTGGAGCTGAGCCTGGGAAAGGCAAGCAACAAGTCAGTGCCTCATCCCTACGAGTCCAGGCACGTGGTGGTCCACCCAAGCCCAGCAGACTACAGCAATCGCGATACCTCCGGGGTCCGTGGATCTGTGATGGTCCTGCCCAATAGCAGCACGTCCTCAGTCGACCTGGAGGCACAGCAGGCCACGCATCGAGAGGCCTCCCCGTCCACCCTCAATGACAAGAGCGGCCTGCACCTAGGGAAACCCGGCCACAGGTCCTATGCGCTGTCCCCCCACACGGTCATCCAGACCACACACAGTGCATCAGAGCCTCTCCCGGTGGGCCTCCCCGCCACGGCCTTCTACGCTGGTACTCAACCTCCTGTCATCGGCTACCTGAGCGGCCAGCAGCAAGCAATCACCTACGCTGGCGGCCTGCCGCAGCACCTGGTGATCCCGGGTACCCAGCCCCTGCTCATCCCAGTCGGCAGCCCTGACATGGACACACCCGGGGCAGCCTCGGCCATAGTGACGTCATCACCCCAGTTCGCTGCAGTACCTCACACGTTTGTCACCACCGCCCTGCCCAAGAGCGAGAACTTCAACCCGGAGGCTCTGGTCACCCAGGCTGCCTACCCAGCCATGGTGCAGGCCCAGATCCACCTGCCGGTGGTGCAGTCCGTGGCATCCCCCGCCACGGCGTCACCCACGCTGCCGCCCTATTTCATGAAAGGCTCCATCATCCAGCTGGCCAACGGGGAGCTGAAGAAGGTGGAGGACCTGAAGACGGAGGATTTCATCCAGAGTGCGGAGATTAGCAATGACCTCAAGATCGACTCCAGTACTGTGGAGAGAATCGAGGACAGCCGCAGCCCGGGTGTGGCCGTGATACAATTTGCTGTTGGTGAACACCGAGCCCAG GTCAGTGTCGAAGTTTTGGTAGAGTATCCTTTTTTTGTATTTGGACAGGGCTGGTCATCCTGCTGTCCTGAGCGGACCAGCCAGCTCTTTGATCTGCCGTGTTCCAAACTCTCCGTTGGGGACGTCTGCATCTCGCTCACCCTCAAGAACCTGAAGAATGGCTCTGTTAAAAAGGGCCAGCCTGTGGACCCTGCCAGCGTCCTGCTGAAGCACACGAAGACCGACAGCCTGGCTGGCAGCAGACACAGATACGCCGAGCAGGAGAACGGAATCAACCAGGGAAGCGCCCAGGTGCTCTCTGAGAACGGCGAACTGAAGTTTCCAGAAAGAGTAGGATTGCCCGCAGCACCCTTCCTCAGCAAAATAGAACCGAGCAAGCCCACGGCcacgaggaagaggaggtggtCAGCGCCAGAGACCCGCAAACTGGAGAAGTCGGAGGACGAGCCGCCTTTGACTCTTCCGAAGCCTTCGCTCATTCCTCAGGAGGTTAAGATCTGCATCGAAGGCCGATCTAACGTGGGCAAGTAG